The following DNA comes from Erigeron canadensis isolate Cc75 chromosome 3, C_canadensis_v1, whole genome shotgun sequence.
gaCATCATGTCTCAAGAAATGGATAATCAGTGTAGCCCACAACCGGATCCTGAGTATAAAAAGTATCTCTATTATACTTGTTAAGACTTGTATCAAGCTCGAACCGCCTAGGCAAATCTGGGTTTGCCAAGAAAAGACGTCCATATGCAACCAAATCTGCATTGCCTTCCGCTATAGCGTTGTTTCCATCATCTTTCTTATAACCACCCGCGCTAATAAACGTACCATTGAAAGCTTTTCTCATTGGCAGAGAGCTATGAGGAGTTTCACACTTTTCCCCTGCTATATCCATTCTAGGTTCAATTACATGGAGATAAAGGATATTATACTTGTTAAGTGCATTGGCCATGTAAAGACCCAAGGCTTCCGGGTTAGAGTCACCACATTCCATAAAATTCCCAAACGGGGATAACCTTATACCGACTTTGTCACTTCCTATCTCGTTTGAAACTGCGTCTACTATTTCCAAGGCAAACCGACACCTGTTTTCTAGCGATCCACCGTATTTATCTGTTCTATCGTTGGCTTGGTCTTTTAAAAACTGCTCAATTATGTATCCATTTGCTCCATGAATTTCTATTCCATCAAATCCTGTAAATTTGATCAAAGAATGTCGTTTTATGAACTGTTTTAAGAATATAAAAATGTGGACAGGTTAGTTAACTAACTATATATACTAGCCTGCATCAATGGCATTGCGGGCTGCTAGCCTAAAGTCATTGACTATAGCTGGAATTTCGTCCGTTCTTAGTCTACGAGGTGGTGACCAATCTCCACCGGCTAGGCCCGGGGATAACTCTTTGTCTGTTGAAGATATTGGAGCTTCACCATTGGGTTGGAATCCTGTTTGATTACACAATAAAATGAAGGATGTAACTCAAttgttacttaaaaaaaaaaaaaggttttgaaaaatGACACATACCATAGTTTGAGACACGGCCTACGTGCCAGAGTTGGCAGAATATAATGCCACCCTTGTCGTGAACCGCTTTCACGATTGGCTTCCATGCTTCCACTTGGTCCTTGGTCCAGATTCCAGGGGTGTCGATATACCTGTATTTGACAACATTATCATCAATTAAGTATTAAGTAATTCATAAATTCAATATGCATATGTAAATGCAACTACATTTACTAAGCTCGAAGCTATTACCAAACCATCAATAGATGAATTGGTATTTGGGGATTTTAAGGTTGTTATTGATCGAGTTCTATGAACCGGGCACTTCTATTGCCGATTTGTGGTGATTGGGACGAACCCGACATTGCTAGTGTCGGGAATAGCtgttttgcaaaaaaaaaaatttgctcaaaacttgtttttcaaaTGTGATGGCAATTATGCCTTGTTTGTCAAATGATTCCcctaatttgttaaaaaaaaaatgagttcgaAGTTATTAGTAGTTAGTTATTACCCTTGTGCGGTGTCTGAGACCCCAACTGCTTCAGTGACAAGAAAACCACCTTGAGTTGTTCTTTGAGAATAATACAAAGTAGCGTGTGGTTGTGGGATGTTACCATACGATCTATCTCTTGTCATTGGTGCGAGAACAACCCTGCAATCATTTTAATTGGAAATTAAATAACTTGTAGCTTTTGTTCATGTACGTAATCTTAaccaattgatcatagatcaaCTGATAATGTCGATCACATATGAACGTTGCGAGTCACAAGTTCAAATTTTGCGAAAAGTAAGTGAAAGAAATTATATCTTATAATACAAGTACAGTATGTATAccaaatataagtaaatattGGATGATATATGCATGTTTGAATAGATATATTATTACCTGTGGGAGAGATTGAAGTTGCCCATCTTGTATGGAGATAGAAGAGGAATTATGCGAGTGTTGTTGGTTGCTGCCATATTGCCAAATGAAATTATGAATCTTCGCTTTTTCAGATTTTCTCATTTATAAACTCCATTTAGAATCTTTTCGATCAATTATTTCATATTCATGTTATTACGTAGGCCATTACCTCATAAGTCACTTGGTCAAAGTAAAAGACactttatgttttgttaaataATGATACCagtacaaatataaaaaaaaatattaatcctCCAattaaatagcctaaaaatctttttaactatgAAATAATGACAtattagaaaaaagaattagtggataccacatgtcaccttcttatagttttaggaggatttttaagcaaatttttaaaatgatttatcatttttcttataaaaaatgaaataattaatcctcttaattaaATAGCCTAAAACTTTTTCTAATCATGAGTTGATGACATGTATTGAAAAAGAGAATTAATGAGTATTATATgttacctttttataactttaagtggatttttagaaaaatttatcattttttttataaaaaggttTTTTCTAAATAAAGTCTTAAAAACTCTCTATCATGAATGTctgaaattttaaaataaaaaggtataGTAATTTTTTATTCACGTTAATTATAGCATTttccttaaaaattatttttgtttttttatttaaaagggTTTAATTATGGTTTAGAATTATGAAATATTTCTAGATTTGTTAAGTTTCCTACTTTTGAATTATGAAATATTCCAAAGATGAGCATGGTCCAGAAACAGTGGCCGCTACGGGGATTTGAATATCCAGACTAAACAAGGAAGAAAAGctcatgtttttttgttgaatctaaataaataaataataaaagttttgataAATAACGACTAAAGTATCTAATGTGTTGTATAGTTTATATTCGATTTTAGGCTCGTGCCTAATACACGGGGCTTACGACGTTATCAAtattatatgttaatttgttataatttaaattttaatatactattttgagtaatacaaaatgatctatatatcaacactttgagttttatattaaaatcaagaaCTGTGATTGCTGAttagttattagagcaactatgatttaatataataaaagattatagGTAATAACTAATAATGTGTAATCCATATACATTAGACATTATACATACATGATAAATCTTATTTCAAGAAATATTTTCTGCAAGAACCGTACGAATTTTTAAACTATGTATTGGAtcatgtgtttttaaattttattcacatgtataacaacaacaacaatggtACTTAATCCCGGCGAGTGCCGGGGTTTGAGGGAGGTATGACGTAGACAATTTTACCCCTACTTAAAAGGTAGAGACTACTTtctaaggacctccggcctagGGTATCACCCTTGAAGAAAAAATAGTCTCGACGGCTAGCCAGAGCAAAGCCGAAAGAGAAGAGGAGATCTCGATCTCAGGTCTAGAGAGAAGCCATAGAACTATCAACAACtctttctagagagagagagaaacttATTCTGCTTCTCTAAGAAAGATGAACAATAAattttattcacatgtgaaacattataaaaatgtatgttgtcaaatctattttttcaaaaccttatttatagttatttgttcacatgtgaacgGATTCGTGAAGAAATCATTCACAATACACGCAAAGCCATTTTGAATGTTTATTTTGATACCTGTTTTATAATAgttagtttttatataatacatTTTATCATAGTTGTCaactcgtaacttttgactcaactcgaaaatatgattttttgactcgtgactcgagtCGTAAGAGTGATGACATTTTAAACACTAGATAATATGGTATCATTATATACATGTGacgtttttataaacaaaatataagttcatTATCTAAATAGATTTACTAAAATAATACAAATTCAATAGTTTTGAGTCATTAACTTACAGCTTAACTCCAAATTCgcaataaaatgatcaaaactacATAGATATCACACAAATTAACGTagcaataaatatattatacaatatataacCATAGTATATCAAATTACAATAGTTATAAGTTTACGACCCGTGACTCGGTCCAAGTTTACACAACGACTCGTAAGATTCTGAAAAAAACGAGTCACCTAGCGAGTCGACTTGTTTTGGGTAtaaattgtaacacccgtcgtttaaaaacatagatttctaaaatttttcgcctaacggcgtcaaagaaagcggaattaaacttaaaaggtccaaaccagcaaaatctatttggtttattcattaaatggtgttactagtcatatcatcaaaacaagtctaaatggaaatccatcggttgcccaatattaaacaaccgacattatagtaaatacaaatcataaatatctaaacataaatcaacgtctaatgcgagcagccactatgggtaaactacagctagcttcaagatcattTATCCAtgtctcacatcttctcacatctaccaactcactattgttggacctgagggcacaacacattttaaaagagcaagtgttagctaacgaatttactaagtaagataacacatcattaataaaacatttgtccatttaaaacactatagaaaagtcatatttcatctttaaggcacatatcatcacaagtcatcacatatatcatatcaCATCTTGTGTTACACATATTTCAcataggatgggtcatcctaaatgtgcctagtcatctttcaTATCTTTTCCACATATCATCTTTgcaagtgtgacataagtcacgcatatcatataacatatacatctcATTAAGTGTAACacaagtcacacccgactagatggaca
Coding sequences within:
- the LOC122592768 gene encoding putative 12-oxophytodienoate reductase 11; translation: MAATNNTRIIPLLSPYKMGNFNLSHRVVLAPMTRDRSYGNIPQPHATLYYSQRTTQGGFLVTEAVGVSDTAQGYIDTPGIWTKDQVEAWKPIVKAVHDKGGIIFCQLWHVGRVSNYGFQPNGEAPISSTDKELSPGLAGGDWSPPRRLRTDEIPAIVNDFRLAARNAIDAGFDGIEIHGANGYIIEQFLKDQANDRTDKYGGSLENRCRFALEIVDAVSNEIGSDKVGIRLSPFGNFMECGDSNPEALGLYMANALNKYNILYLHVIEPRMDIAGEKCETPHSSLPMRKAFNGTFISAGGYKKDDGNNAIAEGNADLVAYGRLFLANPDLPRRFELDTSLNKYNRDTFYTQDPVVGYTDYPFLET